The genomic window CCGCGGCCTTTTCAATCTGCTCCATCTGAGCCCCCCAGGCCAGCAGCGTGATGTCCGTGCCTTCTTTCAGTACTTCCGCCTGCCCCAGAGGCAGTTCGTAATCCTCTTCCGGCACCTCGCCCACCGAGGCGCGGTAGATCCGCTTGGGCTCGAAGAACAACACCGGGTTTGGATCACGGATCGAGGCCAGCAGCAGCCCCTTGGCCTGATGCGGGTTGCGCGGCACTACGATCTTGAGGCCCGGCGTATGGGCAAAATAGGCTTCAGGCGACTGGGAATGGTAGAGCCCGCCGGCGATGCCGCCGCCGTAGGGCGTACGTATCGTCAGCCCACCGACATCGAACAGGTTGCCGGAGCGGTAGCGAAACTTGGCGGCTTCGTTCACGATCTGATCGAAGGCAGGAAATATATAATCGGCAAACTGGATCTCGGCCACCGGCACCGATCCCTGGGCCGCCAGGCCGTTGGCAAAGCCGATGATCCCCTGCTCCACCAGGGGTGTATTGAAGCAG from Marinobacterium aestuarii includes these protein-coding regions:
- a CDS encoding alpha-ketoacid dehydrogenase subunit beta; translated protein: MAEMNLLQAINNALDIAMASNDKVICFGEDVGVFGGVFRATSHLQEKYGRARCFNTPLVEQGIIGFANGLAAQGSVPVAEIQFADYIFPAFDQIVNEAAKFRYRSGNLFDVGGLTIRTPYGGGIAGGLYHSQSPEAYFAHTPGLKIVVPRNPHQAKGLLLASIRDPNPVLFFEPKRIYRASVGEVPEEDYELPLGQAEVLKEGTDITLLAWGAQMEQIEKAAELAEKEGISCEVIDLRSVLPWDADTVAASVMKTGRLLISHEAPLTGGFAGEIAATIQERCFLYLESPISRVTGLDTPFPLVLEKEYLPDHLKLFEAIRHSVNF